The nucleotide sequence GCCGTGCGCCGTCGTGCTCTCGACCATGCCCGTCATGCTGTCGGCCATCGCCAGCGGTGCCCGCAACGGCGTCCTGTTCAAGGGGGCTCTCGACCTGGAGCAGCTGGCGGGGGTGCGGGTCGTCGCGTTCGACAAGACGGGCACGCTGACGCTCGGCCTGCCACAGCTCGTCGCCATCCATGCCCGCCCGCCCTTCACCGAGGAGCAACTGCTGGCAGCCGCCGCAGCCGCAGAGTCCGGTAGCGAACACCCCATCGCAGGCGCCATCCTGGAAGAGGCGCGGCGCAGGGGCCTGTCCCTGCCCAGCCCTGAACACAGCCGCACCCATCCGGGGCGGGGCGTCGAGGCGGTCGTGAGCGGCGACCGGATTCTGGTCGGCAGCCCGGCCTGGTTTCACGAGATGGGGCAGCCTCTCGACGGAGAACTGGCGGATGCCCTGGCTCGCCTCGAATCGGCCGGTCACACCGCCATGGTGCTCAGCATCAACGGCTCCGGGCCGGCCGGGATCCTGGCGGTGGCCGACCGGGCTCGCCCCCACGCTCGAGAGGCTGTACAGGCGCTGCAGAGGCTCGGGCTGCGAGTGGTCATGCTGACCGGCGACAACGAGCGGGTGGCTCAGGCCATGGGCAGGGAGCTCGGCGTGGACGAGGTGTACGCGGGGCTGCTGCCCGAGGACAAGATGCGGATCCTTCAAGAGTTGGAGCGGCGCTACGGCCCCGTGGCCATGGTCGGCGACGGCATCAACGACGCGCCGGCGCTGGTGTCGGCCGCCGTCGGCATCGCCATGGGCCGGGCCGGCACGGACGTCGCCCTGGAGACGGCCGACGTGGTGCTCATGTCCGACGAGCTCGTCCGCCTCGAGGGCGCCGTCGCGCTCGGGCGGCGCGCCGAGCGGGTGGTGCGGCAGAACCTGGCGTTTGCCTTCGGCGTCATCGCCGTCCTGCTGGTGAGCGCCACGACGGGACACCTCAGCCTCACGCAAGGGGTCGTGGGACACGAGACGAGCACCGTGCTGGTCGCTCTCAACGGGCTGCGCCTGCTGGGCTTCCGGTGGCCGCGGCTTCAGGGGGCGAGCGCCGAGGCGGAAGCGGCCGCCGGCATCGACCGGGTGGCCGAGGCGGGGCCTGCTTGATCGGGCAGGGGCGGTCGGATATACTCAGAGGCAGCGAGCGGATGTAGCGCAGTGGTAGCGCATCGGCTTCCCAAGCCGACGGTCGCGGGTTCGAATCCCGTCATCCGCTCCACTTTCGCGAAAGGGCCCGTAAGGCCCGCCGCACTCGAGCTGGCGTAGCTCAGACGGCAGAGCGGCGCACTCGTAATGCGCAGGTCGGCGGTTCGATTCCGCCCGCCAGCTCCACCGTGATGACGTCCCCAGCATGGTCCGGCTTCGGCGCGTCCTCTGGCGGGCCACCCGGCATGGGTGGCCCACCCCCTCACCGGCTCCGAGTGGCCGCACCCTCCGCCTCCCGCCACAGGGCACAGACGGCTTGCCCCAGGGCAAGCCCCCCATCGCCCGGCGGTACCTCGCGGTGGGTCAGCACTTCGACGCCGGCGGCCTCGAGCCGCCGGGCCACTGCCTGCACCAGGTACGGATTGTGAAACACGCCGCCGCTCAGGGCCACCACCCGCACGCCCTCTCGGAGGCAGGCCCGCTGCGCGGCCTGTACCATTGCATCTTCCACCGTCCGGTGCCAGCGAGCGGCAACGACGGCAGCGCCGGCGCCGCTCAGCCGGTCTCTGGCCGCCGCCACCACGGCCGGCAACAGGTCGATTTCCGGCGGGCGCACGCGATACGGATAGGGGGCGCCGCCGCTGCCTCGATCCCGAGCCGCGTAGCCGTCGCCGCCGGCTCTGCCGGGCTCTTGAGCCTCCAGCTCCTCCCGGGCCAGTTCGGAAAACACCAGAGCAGGCTCGCCTTCGTAGGTCGCCTCCAGGCAAGTGCCCGTCGCGGCCGCCACCGCGTCGAAAAGCCGCCCGGCTCCGCAGCTCCGGGGGGAGTTGACGCCCGAGGTCAGCACCCGCACAGCGAGCTCCAGGTCCCGCCGCATCTGGGGGAAAAGCGCTCGAGCCAGCGACAGTCCCTGTTGGACCCCCAGCTCCTCGCACAGGCAGGAAAGGGTGAGCAGCCAGGGCCGCCGGATGGCCCGCTCACCACCCGGCAGGCGGATGTAGCGCAGGTGCATCAGCCTCCGGCAACTGGCCAGACCGCCCAGGAGGATCTCCCCACCCCAGAGCGTGCCGTCGGTCCCGTAGCCCGTCCCGTCCAGGACGATCCCCACGGCAGGGCCGGTGCGGCCGTTTTCGGCCAACGCCGCGACCAGGTGCGCGTGATGATGCTGGATGCCGTGCACCCGCCCGACCAGGGACGCCCCCAGCCGCCTCGACCGGTAACCCGGGTGCAGGTCGACGCCCGCCACCTCCGGCCACACGTCGAGCAACCGGCTCATGGACTCGACATTATGCCGCCAGACCGCTTCGGCCTCCACCGTCTCCAACTCGCCCGTGTGGGGGCCCATGAACGCCTGGCCCCCTTTGATGAGGCAGCAGGCGTTTTTCATGTCGCCTCCGGCTCCCAGCACCACCGGATGGGCGGCAGGCTCTCCCTGCCAGCGACGTGGCACGGGCACCGGGATGGGCGCAGGCACGAACCCCCTGGACCTCCGCAAGAACTGCGCCGCCCCTCCCACCACCTGCACCACCGAGTCGTCGGCGCGGTTCGCGATCTCCCGGTCGTGTAACACGAAGGCGTCGGCAATGTCGCCGAGTTCCGCCAGGGCCGACTCGTTGTCCTTGACGATCGGCAGCGACGACCGGTTGCCGCTCGTCATGACCAGGACCTCGCGCTCGGGCACCGCCTGGAACAGCAGCACGTGAAGGGGGGTGTACGGCAACATCACGCCCAGGGTGTTCAGCCCCGGTGCCAGCGCCTCGGGAAGAGGTGCGTCCGGACGGCGCCGCAACAACACGATGGGCGCCGCCGAGCTGCACAGCAACCGGGCCTCGGCCTCGTTCACCTCGCAGAGACGGCGTACCGTCGCCAGGTCTTTCGCCATGACCGCGAAGGGCTTACGCGGCCGGTGCTTGCGCCGTCGCAGCCGCTGCACCGCCTCGGCGTCGAGCGCGTCGCAGGCCAGGTGGAACCCCCCGAGTCCCTTGACCGCCACGGTCTGCCCCGCCAGGATGGCCTGGCGGAACGCGGCCATCCAGTCGTGCTCACGGCCGTCCGCTGCTCGCCCGGGTGGACGGCCCTGCGCCGGCCCCACCCACCACACGTGCGGCCCGCACTCCGGGCAGGCCGTGGGCTGGGCATGGAAGCGCCGGTCGGCCGGGTCGTGGTATTCCCGGCTGCAGGCGGCACACATGGCGAATGCCGCCATGGTCGTGCGCTCGCGGTCGTAGGGCAACCCCCTGACGATGGTGAAACGGGGGCCGCAGTTGGTGCAGTTGATGAACGGGTACGAAAACCGCCGGTCCGACGGGTCGAGGAGCTCCCGGCGGCAGTCCGGGCAGATGGCCACGTCGGGCGGCACCAGGACCGCCCCGGCCCGGCCCCGGGCACTGGGGGCGATTTCGAAGCGGTCGTAACCGGCAGGGGGCAGCACGCGCGACCGGATGTCGCGAATACGGGCAAGAGGCGGAGGGTCTTGCCGCAGCTGCTCCTGGAAGGCTTCCACCGCCTCAGGCAGGCCTTCGACGTCGATCAACACGCCGCCGGGGGTGTTGGAAACCTTCCCGGTCAGACCCAGGCGCACGGCGGTGCGGTAGACGAACGGGCGAAAGCCCACGCCCTGTACCATGCCCTCCACCCGGAGGCGGACGCGCACCCACCCGGGCCGGCCGGGCGCGTGGTGGGCCGGCCCACCAGACCGGGCCCGCTCGTCGAGCCCTGCCCGCGGCGTGTCAACAGATCCTGGGGAGCTGCTCGCCTTCGAGGAGCTCAAGGCGCCGGCTGCCTCCTGCGACGGTCCGCATCAACACCTCGCCGGGTGGGCCCTCGGCCACCGTACCGATGAGCATCGCCTGCTGCCCGTCGGGGTAGGTCCGGAGAAGCTCGACGGCCGCCTCGGCCACGTCCGCCGCCACGACGGCCACCATGCGGCCTTCACAGGCGGCATACAGGGGATCGATCCCGAGCACCTCACACAGCCCCCGCACGGGTTCCCGGACGGCAATGGCGGCCTCGTCCACCCGGAAGGCCTTGCCCGAGGCCGTCGCCAACTCCACCAGCACGGTGGCAAGCCCTCCTCGGGTGGCGTCCCGCATGCACCGCACCGCTCCGGGAAACGCGGCCAGCAGCGCCTGCACCAGCCCTGCCAGCGGTGCCGTGTCGCTGACCAGCCCCTCCACCTCGAAGTCCAGGCCGGCGCGCCTCGCCATCACGGCCGCCCCGTGGTCGCCCACCGGCCCGCTCACCAGCAGCCGGTCGCCCGGGCGGATGCGGGCCGGGCCCAGCTCCACGCCCGGCGGTACCCAGCCGACCCCGGTGGTGTTGATGAACAGCCCGTCCCCCTTGCCCCGCTCGACCACCTTGGTGTCGCCGGCGATGATGCTCACGCCCGCCCTGGCGGCCGCCTCGGACATGGACTGCACCACCCGCCGCAAGTCCTCGGTCGACAGCCCCTCCTCGATGATGAATCCGG is from Limnochorda sp. L945t and encodes:
- a CDS encoding heavy metal translocating P-type ATPase, translating into MAAAAQLGSTVTSDRTLARFRPLAVPLVTGLLVVAGWWLESRHAAVAALTSSPGPLLLRPGWAALVVYALAYLVGGYESARTGWHALRRGRIDIDFLMVAAALGAAAIGQALDGAILIFIFALSNALEEYATGRTRKAIEALVRLRPTRARRVTSLDDAAETELITADQLRPGEFVLVLPGEQVPADGVVVRGISAVDTSAITGESIPQQRQPGDQLFAGSVNREGALWLRVERPAQESTLARIIQLVEQAQQRKAPTQLFIERFEQVYSALVVAGTVALIAAGLTVLGWGVSQTIYRAMTVMVVASPCAVVLSTMPVMLSAIASGARNGVLFKGALDLEQLAGVRVVAFDKTGTLTLGLPQLVAIHARPPFTEEQLLAAAAAAESGSEHPIAGAILEEARRRGLSLPSPEHSRTHPGRGVEAVVSGDRILVGSPAWFHEMGQPLDGELADALARLESAGHTAMVLSINGSGPAGILAVADRARPHAREAVQALQRLGLRVVMLTGDNERVAQAMGRELGVDEVYAGLLPEDKMRILQELERRYGPVAMVGDGINDAPALVSAAVGIAMGRAGTDVALETADVVLMSDELVRLEGAVALGRRAERVVRQNLAFAFGVIAVLLVSATTGHLSLTQGVVGHETSTVLVALNGLRLLGFRWPRLQGASAEAEAAAGIDRVAEAGPA
- the hypE gene encoding hydrogenase expression/formation protein HypE; amino-acid sequence: MHGRDPGYILVAHGSGGKLTGDLFRDLFLPAFRNPYLEQAGDQAVVPLDGVRLAVTTDSFVVSPLFFPGGDIGRLAVYGTVNDLAVGGAVPAYLTAGFIIEEGLSTEDLRRVVQSMSEAAARAGVSIIAGDTKVVERGKGDGLFINTTGVGWVPPGVELGPARIRPGDRLLVSGPVGDHGAAVMARRAGLDFEVEGLVSDTAPLAGLVQALLAAFPGAVRCMRDATRGGLATVLVELATASGKAFRVDEAAIAVREPVRGLCEVLGIDPLYAACEGRMVAVVAADVAEAAVELLRTYPDGQQAMLIGTVAEGPPGEVLMRTVAGGSRRLELLEGEQLPRIC
- the hypF gene encoding carbamoyltransferase HypF produces the protein MSSSKASSSPGSVDTPRAGLDERARSGGPAHHAPGRPGWVRVRLRVEGMVQGVGFRPFVYRTAVRLGLTGKVSNTPGGVLIDVEGLPEAVEAFQEQLRQDPPPLARIRDIRSRVLPPAGYDRFEIAPSARGRAGAVLVPPDVAICPDCRRELLDPSDRRFSYPFINCTNCGPRFTIVRGLPYDRERTTMAAFAMCAACSREYHDPADRRFHAQPTACPECGPHVWWVGPAQGRPPGRAADGREHDWMAAFRQAILAGQTVAVKGLGGFHLACDALDAEAVQRLRRRKHRPRKPFAVMAKDLATVRRLCEVNEAEARLLCSSAAPIVLLRRRPDAPLPEALAPGLNTLGVMLPYTPLHVLLFQAVPEREVLVMTSGNRSSLPIVKDNESALAELGDIADAFVLHDREIANRADDSVVQVVGGAAQFLRRSRGFVPAPIPVPVPRRWQGEPAAHPVVLGAGGDMKNACCLIKGGQAFMGPHTGELETVEAEAVWRHNVESMSRLLDVWPEVAGVDLHPGYRSRRLGASLVGRVHGIQHHHAHLVAALAENGRTGPAVGIVLDGTGYGTDGTLWGGEILLGGLASCRRLMHLRYIRLPGGERAIRRPWLLTLSCLCEELGVQQGLSLARALFPQMRRDLELAVRVLTSGVNSPRSCGAGRLFDAVAAATGTCLEATYEGEPALVFSELAREELEAQEPGRAGGDGYAARDRGSGGAPYPYRVRPPEIDLLPAVVAAARDRLSGAGAAVVAARWHRTVEDAMVQAAQRACLREGVRVVALSGGVFHNPYLVQAVARRLEAAGVEVLTHREVPPGDGGLALGQAVCALWREAEGAATRSR